From Streptosporangium album, the proteins below share one genomic window:
- a CDS encoding AfsR/SARP family transcriptional regulator, whose translation MTFAILGPLEIRRRGKAVEITGQRLRTLLGLLLLDAGRVVSIDRLVDGVWEDCPPNAVGNALQALISRLRTVLADQRGLVEAGAAGYRLAVDPDRVDAHRFVRLAAEGREFLMAGAPGDAAAALHAALALWRGPALAGLPGNHSVTAAVARLDTLRLAAVEDRVEAELLLGRQTEVAAELPALIAAHPLRERFRGQLMRALYGSGRHVEALASYEDARAAFADELGADPSPELAALHLSMLRHEWAENGLRFPPAGESGSPAGGGGPPHPPPVESAAPLAAPRRGNLPARITSFVGRERDVTRTTELLAGHRLVTLLGPGGAGKTRLSIESAEAVAGRMPDGVWLVELAPVAEPSQVPQAVFSALELRDPSPVASPAAAIAVPAARDPLARLVSGLAGKRLLIVLDNCEHVVEAAAALADQVLAACPGVRVLATSREPLGITGEMTWPVPPLDLPPGDGDPGEALGYPAVRLFTERAAAVRPGYRPEAEAAAVVRICRELDGMPLAIELAAARLRSLSAEQIAHRLDDRFRLLTGGSRTALPRHQTLRAVVGWSWDLLDEQERTLARRLSAFAGGAALDCAEAICSGQGLARADVLDVLARLVDKSLVVAHSHDAVVRYRMLETIRAYAAERLAEAGEHDRVRLAHAVFFTELAETSDPGLRGAGQLAAVAAMAAEHDNLSAALRWTVETARFDLALRMVGALGWYWWLRGYRIEGARRAREVLGLVGDGADLASLVLARASYGANAAGAGIELDRARAELAEVVRLAREGLPRPWHPLVVMAGPIIALFTGVFTGGDHYLDEMLAHPDPWVIASARLFEGYGHFFAGRIAEGRTELAAALRGFREIGDRWGIANVLAELAELDFLHGEPTRALEAVHEAIALMEKIGAVDEVAYMRSRLALGLNLAGDRAAAEEILEDALKEAVRNGDRIAMLNLLSARGDFAREDGGLDEARHYYAEAMRVIDETPGVPLSTQASVNAALGLLAEQEGDLTRGRRLLGVALRQALESAEVAVLGLVLIGSAGLVLSEGDPATAAMLLGGAATVRGIDAVVDFDHVRITERTMAALGREEYSRCYERGRLLSREEIVAVAGRGGEPYSPPSSR comes from the coding sequence ATGACCTTCGCCATCCTTGGGCCCCTGGAGATCCGCCGTCGCGGCAAGGCGGTCGAGATCACCGGGCAACGCCTGCGCACCCTTCTCGGCCTGCTGCTTCTCGACGCGGGCCGGGTCGTGTCCATCGACCGGCTGGTCGACGGGGTGTGGGAGGACTGTCCGCCGAACGCGGTGGGAAACGCATTGCAGGCGTTGATTTCCCGATTACGTACTGTTCTGGCCGATCAGCGTGGATTGGTAGAGGCCGGTGCGGCCGGCTACCGGCTGGCCGTCGACCCCGACCGGGTGGACGCCCACCGGTTCGTCCGGCTGGCAGCCGAGGGCCGCGAATTCCTCATGGCGGGCGCCCCGGGCGACGCCGCCGCCGCGCTCCACGCGGCGCTCGCGCTCTGGCGCGGGCCCGCCCTGGCCGGCCTGCCGGGCAACCACTCCGTCACCGCCGCGGTCGCCCGGCTGGACACGCTCCGCCTGGCCGCCGTCGAGGATCGGGTCGAGGCCGAGCTGCTGCTCGGACGGCAGACCGAGGTGGCCGCGGAGCTGCCCGCGCTGATCGCCGCCCATCCGCTGCGTGAGCGGTTCCGCGGCCAGCTCATGCGCGCCCTGTACGGCTCGGGCCGCCACGTCGAGGCCCTGGCCTCCTACGAGGACGCCCGCGCGGCCTTCGCCGACGAGCTCGGCGCGGATCCCTCGCCCGAGCTGGCCGCTCTCCACCTCTCCATGTTGCGCCACGAGTGGGCCGAGAACGGTCTACGGTTCCCGCCGGCCGGTGAGAGCGGCTCGCCGGCCGGCGGTGGCGGTCCGCCCCATCCGCCTCCGGTGGAGAGCGCCGCACCGCTCGCGGCTCCGCGACGGGGCAACCTGCCGGCCAGGATCACCAGCTTCGTCGGCCGGGAACGCGACGTGACACGGACGACCGAGCTCCTCGCCGGCCACCGGCTGGTCACCCTGCTCGGTCCCGGCGGGGCGGGCAAGACCCGGCTGTCGATCGAGTCGGCCGAGGCGGTCGCCGGCCGGATGCCCGACGGGGTGTGGCTGGTGGAGCTCGCCCCGGTGGCCGAGCCGAGCCAGGTTCCGCAGGCGGTGTTCTCGGCACTGGAACTACGCGATCCGTCCCCTGTGGCCTCTCCCGCCGCCGCGATCGCGGTGCCCGCCGCCCGTGACCCGCTGGCCCGCCTCGTCTCGGGCCTCGCGGGCAAACGGCTCCTGATCGTCTTGGACAACTGCGAGCATGTGGTCGAGGCGGCGGCGGCGCTCGCCGACCAGGTCCTGGCGGCGTGCCCCGGGGTGCGCGTCCTGGCCACCAGCCGCGAGCCGCTCGGCATCACCGGCGAGATGACCTGGCCGGTGCCTCCGCTCGATCTCCCTCCCGGGGACGGTGATCCGGGCGAGGCCCTCGGATACCCGGCCGTGCGTCTGTTCACCGAACGCGCCGCGGCCGTCCGCCCCGGATACCGGCCCGAGGCCGAGGCCGCCGCGGTGGTGCGGATCTGCCGTGAGCTCGACGGCATGCCGCTCGCCATCGAGCTCGCGGCCGCCCGGCTCCGCTCACTCTCCGCCGAGCAGATCGCGCACCGGCTCGACGACCGCTTCCGTCTGCTGACCGGCGGCAGCCGTACGGCGCTGCCCCGCCACCAGACGCTCCGCGCGGTGGTCGGATGGAGCTGGGATCTGCTGGACGAGCAGGAGCGGACGCTGGCCCGCAGGCTGTCCGCCTTCGCGGGAGGCGCCGCCCTCGACTGCGCCGAGGCGATCTGCTCGGGGCAGGGTCTGGCACGGGCCGACGTGCTCGACGTACTGGCCCGGCTGGTGGACAAGTCGCTGGTGGTGGCCCACAGCCACGACGCCGTCGTCCGCTACCGGATGCTGGAGACCATCCGTGCCTACGCCGCCGAGCGGCTGGCCGAGGCCGGCGAGCACGACCGCGTACGGCTGGCGCACGCGGTGTTCTTCACTGAACTGGCTGAGACGTCCGATCCCGGTCTCCGCGGTGCCGGGCAGCTCGCCGCCGTCGCCGCGATGGCCGCCGAGCACGACAACCTGTCGGCCGCGCTCCGATGGACCGTCGAGACGGCCAGGTTCGATCTGGCGCTGCGGATGGTCGGCGCCCTGGGGTGGTACTGGTGGCTGCGCGGCTACCGGATCGAAGGCGCCCGGCGCGCGCGTGAGGTGCTCGGGCTGGTGGGAGACGGCGCGGACCTCGCCTCGCTCGTCCTGGCCCGCGCCTCCTACGGGGCCAACGCGGCGGGTGCCGGGATCGAGCTCGACAGGGCGCGGGCCGAGCTGGCCGAGGTGGTACGGCTGGCGCGCGAGGGGCTGCCCCGGCCGTGGCATCCCCTGGTGGTGATGGCGGGGCCGATCATCGCGCTGTTCACCGGCGTGTTCACGGGCGGTGACCACTATCTCGACGAGATGCTCGCCCACCCCGACCCGTGGGTGATCGCCTCGGCGCGGCTGTTCGAGGGGTACGGGCACTTCTTCGCGGGGCGTATCGCCGAGGGCCGGACCGAGCTGGCGGCCGCCCTGCGCGGTTTCCGGGAGATCGGGGACCGCTGGGGCATCGCCAATGTGCTCGCCGAGCTGGCGGAGCTGGACTTCCTCCACGGCGAGCCCACACGGGCGCTGGAGGCGGTCCACGAGGCCATCGCCCTGATGGAGAAGATCGGCGCGGTCGACGAGGTCGCCTACATGCGCTCCCGGCTGGCACTCGGGCTCAACCTCGCGGGAGACCGGGCGGCGGCGGAGGAGATCCTGGAGGACGCCCTCAAGGAGGCCGTCAGGAACGGCGACCGGATCGCCATGCTGAACCTGCTCAGCGCCCGGGGAGACTTCGCCCGCGAGGACGGCGGGCTCGACGAGGCCAGGCACTACTACGCCGAGGCCATGCGCGTGATCGACGAGACGCCCGGCGTCCCGCTGTCGACCCAGGCCTCGGTCAACGCGGCGCTGGGCCTGCTGGCGGAGCAGGAGGGAGACCTCACCCGCGGCCGGCGGCTGCTCGGCGTCGCACTGCGGCAGGCACTGGAGTCGGCGGAGGTGGCCGTGCTCGGCCTCGTGCTGATCGGCTCCGCCGGGCTGGTGCTGTCGGAGGGCGACCCGGCCACGGCCGCCATGCTTCTCGGGGGCGCCGCGACGGTCCGGGGCATCGACGCGGTGGTCGACTTCGACCATGTGCGGATCACCGAGCGCACGATGGCCGCGCTCGGCCGGGAGGAATACTCCCGGTGCTACGAGCGCGGCCGGCTCCTGTCCCGCGAGGAGATCGTCGCCGTCGCGGGCAGGGGAGGGGAGCCCTACTCGCCGCCCAGCTCCCGGTAG
- a CDS encoding YbhB/YbcL family Raf kinase inhibitor-like protein, translated as MVGSSASADRLQLEPISVSSPRLKDGAPLPSGYSCNGSAGNPPLRWSRVPDRTKSVAIVADNNARTGGEVNWVVFDIDPRTNELAEGSVPVGAVEGSTTGGKVGYTPPCHAQENYRFTVYALDSKVDLRKGASLDETLKSIADKTIAWGRLTAAHIE; from the coding sequence ATGGTGGGGAGCTCCGCCTCTGCCGACAGGCTGCAGCTGGAGCCGATCAGCGTTTCGAGTCCCCGGCTGAAGGACGGCGCACCTCTGCCGTCCGGCTACTCATGCAACGGTTCGGCCGGCAATCCACCTCTGCGGTGGTCGCGGGTGCCGGACAGGACCAAGTCCGTCGCGATCGTGGCGGACAACAACGCACGCACCGGTGGAGAGGTGAACTGGGTCGTGTTCGACATCGACCCGCGCACCAACGAGTTGGCCGAGGGCAGCGTCCCGGTGGGAGCCGTGGAAGGAAGCACGACAGGTGGCAAGGTGGGCTATACCCCTCCATGCCACGCCCAGGAGAACTATCGTTTCACTGTCTACGCGCTCGACAGCAAGGTCGACCTCAGAAAGGGTGCCTCCCTCGACGAGACCTTGAAGAGCATCGCGGACAAGACGATCGCCTGGGGACGGCTCACCGCGGCACACATCGAGTGA
- a CDS encoding SulP family inorganic anion transporter has translation MEADTKSDTARTESRFMSVVRHDLPASLVVFLIAVPLSLGIAVASGAPLAAGLIAAVVGGVVAGFLGGSAVQVSGPAAGLSLVVADLVLTYGWRATCMITLLAGVLQLLLGLFRVARAALAVSPAVVHGMLAGVGAVIALSQLHIVLGGSPQRSAIENLVELPQQIIHNHNHAVFVGLLTIAVLVGSARLPQRLRIVPAPLAALLVASVTAGVFGWDVTRVDLSQSLSEWSTPVWPRGDWHAVLGAAMLVALLAGVESLLCSVATDKLHNGKRADLDRELTAQGLANMVTGALGGLPVAGVVVRSAANARAGARSHWSAILHGGWILVLTVCLGWTIRLIPMEALAALLVFIGVQMINMGHLRNLRGHGEVRVYVITMAGVVLLGLAEGVLFGLGLAALSALRRLTWITVRARPEPDGRWHVLIGGSLTFLGVPKLTSELQAIPSGAGVQLDLNIDFMDNAAFEAVHAWRQEHERGGGTVDIDEVHDEWYAMAASGARMFPAKTPPRAPERWWLPWAHRRRQPVPEGPRPLTRHTPAAGSPAVPDLLAGAREFHRRTAPLVRPFLRAMARGQEPSHLFITCADSRVVPSLITASGPGDLFTVRNIGNLVPRRGSASPDDSVAAAIEYATETLNIQTITVCGHSGCGAMAALLSGGEKASYMPALDRWLRHGNHSLARFIAGESDGADDGPLDRLCRVNVIQQLENLRTYPEVDRLVREGHLQLVGLYFDIGTARVHVLEKPPVTASPL, from the coding sequence ATGGAGGCAGACACGAAGAGTGACACCGCCCGCACCGAGAGTCGCTTCATGTCCGTGGTGCGGCACGATCTACCCGCCTCTCTGGTGGTCTTCCTGATAGCGGTCCCTCTCTCCCTCGGCATAGCGGTGGCCTCGGGAGCACCCCTCGCGGCCGGTCTCATCGCCGCCGTGGTGGGGGGTGTGGTGGCGGGCTTCCTGGGCGGCTCTGCCGTCCAGGTGAGCGGCCCCGCCGCAGGGCTCTCCCTGGTGGTCGCCGATCTGGTCCTGACATACGGCTGGCGCGCCACCTGCATGATCACTCTGCTGGCGGGTGTCCTGCAGCTCCTCCTGGGGCTGTTCCGGGTCGCCCGCGCGGCGCTGGCGGTCTCTCCGGCCGTGGTGCACGGCATGCTCGCCGGAGTCGGCGCGGTGATCGCGCTCTCCCAGTTGCACATCGTGCTGGGCGGCAGCCCGCAACGCTCCGCCATCGAGAACCTGGTCGAACTGCCTCAGCAGATCATCCACAACCACAACCACGCGGTCTTCGTCGGCCTGCTCACCATCGCGGTCCTGGTCGGCTCGGCCCGGCTGCCACAGCGGCTGCGGATCGTCCCGGCGCCGCTGGCGGCCCTGCTGGTCGCGTCGGTGACCGCCGGGGTGTTCGGCTGGGATGTCACCCGGGTCGACCTCTCCCAGAGCCTGAGCGAGTGGTCCACGCCGGTCTGGCCGCGAGGTGACTGGCACGCGGTCCTCGGAGCGGCGATGCTGGTCGCCCTGCTGGCCGGGGTGGAGTCGCTCCTGTGCTCGGTGGCCACCGACAAGCTGCACAACGGCAAGCGGGCCGACCTGGACAGGGAACTCACCGCCCAGGGCCTGGCCAACATGGTGACCGGCGCGCTGGGCGGCCTGCCCGTCGCGGGGGTCGTCGTACGCAGCGCGGCCAACGCCCGCGCGGGTGCGCGGAGCCACTGGTCGGCGATCCTGCACGGCGGGTGGATTCTGGTGCTCACGGTCTGTCTGGGATGGACGATCAGACTCATCCCCATGGAGGCGCTCGCCGCGCTGCTGGTCTTCATCGGCGTCCAGATGATCAACATGGGGCACCTGCGCAACCTGCGCGGCCACGGCGAGGTGCGGGTCTACGTCATCACCATGGCCGGAGTCGTGCTGCTCGGTCTCGCCGAAGGAGTGCTGTTCGGCCTGGGCCTCGCCGCGCTGTCCGCGCTGCGCCGCCTCACCTGGATCACCGTACGGGCCAGGCCCGAACCCGACGGCCGATGGCATGTGCTGATCGGCGGCTCCCTGACCTTCCTCGGCGTGCCGAAGCTCACCTCGGAGCTGCAGGCCATCCCGTCCGGGGCGGGGGTCCAGCTGGACCTGAACATCGACTTCATGGACAACGCCGCCTTCGAGGCCGTCCATGCCTGGCGGCAGGAGCACGAGCGCGGCGGTGGCACGGTGGACATCGACGAGGTCCACGACGAGTGGTACGCCATGGCCGCCAGCGGCGCCCGGATGTTCCCTGCCAAGACGCCGCCGCGCGCGCCGGAGCGCTGGTGGCTGCCCTGGGCCCACCGGCGGAGACAGCCTGTCCCCGAGGGTCCCCGGCCCCTGACCCGGCACACGCCGGCGGCGGGCAGCCCCGCCGTACCGGACCTGCTCGCCGGGGCGCGGGAATTCCACCGTCGTACGGCGCCGCTGGTCCGTCCGTTCCTGCGTGCGATGGCACGCGGGCAGGAGCCCTCCCATCTCTTCATCACCTGCGCGGACTCCCGGGTCGTGCCGAGCCTGATCACGGCCAGCGGCCCGGGTGACCTGTTCACCGTCCGCAACATCGGCAACCTGGTGCCGCGCCGCGGCTCGGCGTCCCCGGACGACTCCGTGGCCGCGGCGATCGAGTACGCCACCGAGACGCTCAACATCCAGACCATCACGGTCTGCGGCCACTCCGGCTGTGGGGCCATGGCCGCGTTGCTGAGCGGTGGTGAGAAGGCGTCGTACATGCCGGCGCTCGATCGCTGGCTGCGCCATGGCAACCACAGCCTGGCCAGGTTCATCGCCGGCGAGAGCGACGGCGCCGACGACGGCCCGCTGGACCGCCTCTGCAGGGTCAACGTGATCCAGCAGCTGGAGAACCTGCGGACCTATCCCGAGGTCGACCGGCTCGTCCGCGAGGGGCACCTGCAACTGGTGGGCCTCTACTTCGACATCGGCACGGCCCGGGTCCATGTCCTGGAAAAACCGCCGGTCACCGCCAGTCCGCTCTGA
- a CDS encoding response regulator — translation MGTVSTPEPPAIGVLIVDDDPLVRAGLAMMLGGASDIRVVAQAGDGAQALALVDRHAPDVILMDIRMPMMDGLTATESLRARGRAPEVIVLTTFDADGHVLRALRAGAAGFLLKDTPPEEIVTAVRQVARGHPVLSPSVTRRLIARVADGDHDRRRSHATDRLALLNDREREVALAVGQARSNAEIAAVLYLGVPTVKTHVSAILAKLGLNNRVQIALLVHDAGLLDGHA, via the coding sequence ATGGGCACCGTGAGCACCCCCGAGCCCCCGGCGATCGGCGTGCTCATCGTCGACGACGACCCGCTGGTCCGCGCCGGCCTGGCGATGATGCTGGGCGGCGCCTCCGACATCCGGGTGGTCGCCCAGGCGGGTGACGGCGCCCAGGCGCTCGCCCTGGTCGACCGGCACGCCCCCGACGTGATCCTGATGGACATCAGGATGCCCATGATGGACGGGCTGACCGCCACCGAGAGCCTGCGCGCCCGCGGCCGCGCACCGGAGGTCATCGTTCTGACCACCTTCGACGCCGACGGGCACGTCCTGCGCGCCCTCCGTGCCGGAGCCGCCGGATTCCTCCTCAAGGACACCCCACCCGAGGAGATCGTGACCGCGGTGCGCCAGGTGGCCCGGGGCCACCCGGTCCTGTCCCCGTCGGTGACCCGGCGCCTCATCGCCCGGGTCGCCGACGGAGACCACGACCGGCGTCGCAGCCACGCCACGGACCGCCTGGCCCTGTTGAACGACCGCGAGCGCGAGGTCGCCCTCGCGGTCGGCCAGGCCAGGTCCAACGCCGAGATCGCCGCCGTGCTCTACCTCGGCGTCCCCACGGTCAAGACCCATGTCTCCGCCATCCTGGCCAAGCTCGGCCTCAACAACCGTGTCCAGATCGCGCTGCTCGTCCACGACGCCGGGCTCCTCGACGGCCACGCCTGA
- a CDS encoding sensor histidine kinase: protein MNGSVTASAPRRSPRDWAVDIALFLLAVAFGLLVSAERLQAPFLSPRWLFNLDQLAGALSCAALWLRRRRPVELAVVLVTLSAFFELVAGAMLAALFTVAVHRHPRTTAAVFVLSLLTAVVYVVLRPEPDTSSLLLLAFGVALQGAAVGWGLFVHHRRELVLSLRDRAARAETESLLRAEQAQHHVREAIAREIHDVLGHRLSLLSVHAGALEYRPDAPAEDVARAAKVIRESAHQALQDLREVVGVLRAPVGELPQPTLADVRQLADESGQAGMRVDLSEDVVGTAPDRVGRTAYRIVQEALTNARKHAPGAGVRIRLAGAPGRGLTVEVGNTAPAAAPMPGGRPGQGLVGLAERVDLAGGHLEHGPAADGGWRLAAWLPWAP, encoded by the coding sequence ATGAATGGATCTGTGACCGCCTCCGCGCCCCGGCGGAGCCCCCGCGACTGGGCCGTGGACATCGCCCTGTTCCTGCTCGCGGTCGCCTTCGGGCTCCTGGTGTCCGCCGAGCGCCTGCAGGCACCCTTCCTGTCACCGAGGTGGCTGTTCAACCTCGACCAGCTCGCCGGAGCGTTGAGCTGCGCCGCTCTGTGGCTGCGCCGCCGCCGGCCGGTCGAGCTCGCCGTGGTGCTGGTCACCCTGTCGGCGTTCTTCGAGTTGGTCGCCGGTGCGATGCTGGCGGCGCTGTTCACGGTCGCGGTGCACCGGCACCCGCGGACCACGGCGGCCGTCTTCGTGTTGAGCCTGCTCACGGCCGTCGTCTACGTCGTACTGCGTCCCGAGCCGGATACGTCCTCTCTTCTGCTGCTGGCGTTCGGTGTCGCCCTCCAGGGCGCCGCGGTCGGCTGGGGCCTGTTCGTCCACCACCGGCGCGAGCTCGTGCTCTCGTTGCGTGACCGCGCGGCCCGCGCCGAGACCGAGAGCCTCCTCCGCGCCGAGCAGGCCCAGCACCACGTCCGCGAGGCGATCGCCCGGGAGATTCACGACGTGCTCGGCCACCGGCTGTCGCTGCTGAGCGTGCACGCCGGCGCGCTGGAATATCGCCCCGACGCCCCCGCGGAAGACGTGGCCCGCGCGGCCAAGGTGATCAGGGAGAGCGCTCACCAGGCGCTGCAGGACCTGCGTGAGGTCGTCGGCGTGCTCCGCGCCCCGGTCGGCGAGCTGCCCCAGCCCACCCTGGCCGACGTCCGGCAACTCGCCGACGAGTCAGGTCAGGCCGGGATGCGGGTGGACCTGTCTGAGGACGTCGTCGGGACCGCCCCGGACCGGGTGGGCCGCACCGCCTACCGGATCGTGCAGGAGGCCCTGACCAACGCCCGCAAGCACGCCCCGGGAGCCGGGGTGCGCATACGCCTGGCGGGGGCACCGGGCCGGGGACTGACCGTGGAGGTGGGCAACACCGCCCCCGCCGCGGCGCCCATGCCCGGCGGGCGGCCCGGTCAGGGGCTGGTGGGCCTGGCCGAACGTGTCGACCTGGCCGGTGGGCACCTGGAGCACGGACCCGCCGCCGACGGCGGCTGGCGGCTGGCGGCCTGGCTACCATGGGCACCGTGA
- a CDS encoding STAS domain-containing protein: protein MTDALRLPVRSQDTTLILRPEGELDVNTAVQLQDWLDDYLDGGPRATTLVDLSGLTFIDSPGLAVLLAMRRRLADGDAVVAYADPAPQPARLLRITGLAANLPVFDTLDEALRSLDAG from the coding sequence ATGACCGATGCTCTGCGCCTGCCGGTGAGGTCCCAGGACACGACGCTGATCCTGCGGCCCGAAGGGGAGCTTGACGTGAACACGGCGGTGCAGTTGCAGGACTGGCTGGACGACTACCTCGACGGCGGCCCCCGCGCGACGACCCTGGTGGACCTGTCCGGCCTCACCTTCATCGACTCCCCCGGGTTGGCTGTGCTGCTGGCCATGCGCCGGCGACTGGCCGACGGCGACGCGGTCGTCGCCTACGCCGACCCGGCCCCGCAACCCGCGCGGCTGCTGCGCATCACGGGCCTGGCGGCCAACCTGCCGGTCTTCGACACGCTGGACGAGGCCCTGCGGTCGCTGGACGCCGGGTAG
- a CDS encoding STAS domain-containing protein: MTAVVRFTLEDGAQQSVASVPVVALSGDLDFTNAEQLRADIRTVLTPDHRDLVLDLTALDFCDSTGIRIFLAIRTLLSERGGSVVLTGLNSRLNRIFRVTGLVQAFAVQPTAADAVASLRSRS; this comes from the coding sequence GTGACCGCCGTCGTCCGATTCACCCTTGAGGACGGGGCGCAGCAGTCTGTGGCGTCCGTGCCCGTAGTCGCCCTGTCCGGGGACCTCGATTTCACCAACGCCGAGCAGTTGCGCGCCGACATCCGCACCGTTCTCACCCCGGACCATCGTGACCTGGTGCTGGACCTGACCGCTCTGGACTTCTGCGATTCCACCGGTATCAGGATTTTCCTCGCCATTCGCACGCTGCTGTCGGAGCGCGGCGGCAGCGTCGTCCTGACCGGCCTCAACTCCCGGCTGAACAGGATCTTCCGGGTGACCGGGCTCGTCCAGGCCTTCGCGGTGCAGCCCACCGCCGCCGACGCCGTCGCCTCCCTGCGATCCCGCTCCTGA
- a CDS encoding STAS domain-containing protein, with protein sequence MLFEAGRGPAFTLSCDVHERATIIRVGGELGFTSAPLLREQLDRFRGPGTAFLIVDLTDVTFCDSVGLSELVSALQHSEAVGTRFALSGVHGYLARVLTITGLRKTFEIHPGPEDALRQASAARPDGGRAGSPEPDDAPPPPAPAS encoded by the coding sequence ATGCTGTTCGAGGCCGGGCGTGGCCCGGCATTCACCCTCTCATGCGACGTGCACGAGAGGGCGACCATCATCCGTGTCGGCGGAGAGCTCGGGTTCACCTCGGCTCCGCTCCTCCGGGAGCAGCTGGACCGTTTCCGGGGGCCCGGTACGGCCTTCCTCATCGTGGATCTGACGGATGTCACCTTCTGCGATTCGGTCGGGCTGAGCGAGCTGGTCTCCGCCCTGCAGCACAGTGAGGCCGTGGGCACCCGGTTCGCGCTCAGCGGCGTTCACGGCTACCTGGCGCGCGTGCTGACCATCACCGGTCTCCGCAAGACCTTCGAGATCCATCCCGGCCCCGAGGACGCGCTGCGCCAGGCGTCGGCGGCCCGGCCTGACGGCGGGCGTGCCGGCTCGCCGGAGCCGGACGACGCCCCGCCTCCGCCCGCGCCCGCGTCATGA
- a CDS encoding NF041680 family putative transposase, with amino-acid sequence MSVLNEAARVESLTVLSRFRTGFYDCLSARADALFELAEALLCTDGPVKTLVDLALAPEHRRGHGALYDGLNSGRIEVARLRRSLSALPLPRAADGRIVLAVDVSPWLRSDAPTSAERLFCHVYGRAKSASQFIPGWPYSFVAALESGRTSWTAMLDAIRSGPEDDATAVTATQLREVVQRLLDAGQWRPGEADILIVADAGYDVTRLAFLLEDLPVELLGRIRSDRVLQLPAPPRLPGTNGRPAKHGGPFALGDATTWPSPHIVTTTETTRYGTATATCWDRLHPRLTHRAAWLDHQGELPILEGSLIRLQVERLPGNNEPKPVWLWSSHTGLTADQVDRLWQAFLRRFDLEHTFWLFKQTLGWTTPKIRAPEAADRWTWLITVAHTQLRLARHLAEDLRRPWERPAAPGRLTHPCPGAARLPEHPREDHLPRRCTQTRKARPRTTTRLHEPPTGTPLRRRQNHQARNHPRCPARTDRLKINLEGV; translated from the coding sequence ATGAGTGTGCTGAACGAGGCTGCCCGTGTCGAGTCCCTGACTGTGTTGTCCCGGTTCCGGACCGGCTTCTATGACTGCCTGAGCGCGCGGGCTGATGCACTGTTCGAGCTAGCGGAGGCGTTGCTGTGTACCGACGGACCGGTCAAGACGCTGGTGGATCTGGCGTTGGCGCCCGAGCACCGGCGCGGTCATGGCGCGTTGTACGACGGGTTGAACAGCGGCCGGATCGAGGTGGCCCGGTTGCGCCGGTCGCTGTCGGCCCTGCCGCTGCCGCGGGCCGCCGACGGGCGGATCGTGCTGGCGGTCGATGTCAGCCCGTGGCTGCGCTCGGACGCCCCCACCAGCGCCGAGCGATTGTTTTGTCACGTCTACGGGCGGGCCAAGAGCGCCTCGCAGTTCATCCCCGGCTGGCCGTACTCGTTCGTCGCGGCGCTGGAAAGCGGCCGCACCTCCTGGACCGCGATGCTGGACGCGATCCGCTCGGGCCCCGAAGACGACGCCACCGCGGTCACCGCCACCCAGCTACGCGAGGTGGTCCAGCGACTGCTGGACGCCGGCCAATGGCGCCCGGGCGAGGCGGACATCCTGATCGTGGCCGACGCCGGCTACGACGTGACCCGGCTGGCTTTCCTCCTGGAAGATCTGCCTGTTGAGCTGCTGGGACGGATCCGCTCCGACCGGGTCTTGCAGCTCCCGGCACCTCCACGTCTGCCCGGAACCAATGGCCGCCCGGCCAAGCACGGCGGCCCGTTCGCGCTCGGCGACGCCACCACCTGGCCCTCGCCGCATATCGTCACGACCACCGAGACCACCCGCTACGGCACTGCCACCGCCACGTGCTGGGATCGGCTGCATCCCCGGCTCACCCACCGCGCGGCCTGGCTGGATCACCAGGGCGAACTGCCGATTCTGGAAGGATCACTGATCCGGCTGCAGGTTGAGCGCCTGCCCGGCAACAACGAGCCCAAGCCGGTGTGGCTGTGGTCCTCGCACACCGGCCTGACCGCAGACCAGGTCGACCGGCTCTGGCAGGCGTTCCTGCGCAGGTTCGATCTTGAGCATACCTTTTGGCTGTTCAAGCAGACTCTGGGCTGGACCACGCCCAAGATACGGGCTCCTGAAGCCGCCGACCGGTGGACCTGGCTGATCACCGTCGCGCACACCCAACTCCGTCTGGCCCGCCACCTGGCCGAGGACCTACGCCGCCCGTGGGAACGGCCCGCCGCCCCGGGCCGTCTCACTCACCCCTGCCCGGGTGCGGCGCGGCTTCCGGAACATCCGCGAGAAGACCACCTGCCCCGCCGGTGCACCCAAACCCGGAAAGCCCGGCCCCGGACGACCACCCGGCTCCACGAACCGCCGACCGGCACCCCACTACGACGTCGGCAAAACCATCAAGCGAGAAACCACCCTCGCTGCCCGGCTCGGACAGACAGGTTAAAGATCAACTTAGAGGGCGTTTGA